A section of the Falco peregrinus isolate bFalPer1 chromosome 3, bFalPer1.pri, whole genome shotgun sequence genome encodes:
- the GEM gene encoding GTP-binding protein GEM has translation MTLNNVTMRRTHNSSLQQQQQRWSIPADGKNLLVQKDSNEYNPQKRYTINPDEYYRRSWSSESSDSVISSESGSNCYRVVLIGEHGVGKSSLANIFAGVHDSIDSDCEVLGEDTYERTLMVDGESATIILLDMWDNKREGEWIRDHCMQVGDAYLIVYSITDRASFEKASELRIQLRRARQKEDIPIILVGNKSDLVRCREVSVAEGRACAVVFDCKFIETSAAVQHNVKELFEGIVRQVRLRRDSKEKNEKRLAYQKRRESIPKKARRFWGKIVAKNNKNMAFKLKSKSCHDLSVL, from the exons ATGACCCTTAACAACGTTACCATGCGTCGCACCCAcaacagcagcctgcagcagcagcagcagcgatgGAGCATCCCTGCTGATGGGAAGAATCTGCTGGTCCAGAAAGACTCCAATGAGTACAACCCGCAGAAGCGATACACCATCAATCCCGATGAATATTACAGAAGGAGCTGGTCCTCAGAGTCATCTGACTCTGTCATCTCCTCTGAGTCTGGCAGCAATTGCTACCGGGTGGTGCTGATCGGGGAGCACGGTGTAGGCAAGTCCTCGCTAGCCAACATCTTTGCAGGGGTGCATGACAGTATTGACAGCGACTGTGAGGTGCTGGGAG aagacACATATGAAAGAACCCTGATGGTGGATGGCGAAAGTGCAACCATTATACTGCTGGACATGTGGGATAATAAG CGTGAAGGAGAATGGATTCGAGACCACTGCATGCAAGTGGGAGACGCATATTTGATTGTCTACTCCATCACAGACCGAGCAAGCTTTGAGAAGGCCTCCGAACTCAGAATACAGCTCCGCAGGGCACGCCAGAAAGAAGATATCCCCATTATTTTGGTTGGCAACAAAAGCGACCTTGTCAGGTGCCGTGAAGTTTCAGTGGCAG AGGGACGAGCCTGCGCTGTCGTGTTTGACTGCAAGTTCATCGAGACCTCggcagctgtgcagcacaaTGTGAAAGAGTTGTTTGAAGGCATCGTGCGGCAAGTCCGACTCCGGAGggacagcaaggaaaagaatgagaagCGGCTGGCGTACCAGAAACGGAGAGAGAGCATCCCCAAGAAAGCCAGGCGGTTTTGGGGCAAAATAGTTGCCAAGAACAACAAGAACATGGCCTTCAAACTCAAATCCAAGTCTTGCCATGACCTATCGGTACTTTAA